In Deltaproteobacteria bacterium, one genomic interval encodes:
- a CDS encoding YbaB/EbfC family nucleoid-associated protein has protein sequence MMQNMNNIMKQAKKIQERISKIQEEMEKRTVEATAGGGMVSVVINGKNELLSLKIEKDVVDPEDVEMLQDLVMAAVNEGMRKAQEMVASEMGKVTGGFNIPGMF, from the coding sequence ATGATGCAGAATATGAACAATATTATGAAGCAGGCAAAAAAAATTCAGGAACGGATCTCCAAAATCCAGGAGGAAATGGAAAAGAGGACTGTCGAGGCCACTGCGGGGGGTGGAATGGTTTCCGTAGTTATTAACGGCAAGAATGAATTGTTGTCCCTGAAGATAGAGAAGGATGTTGTAGATCCAGAGGATGTGGAGATGTTGCAGGATCTCGTCATGGCCGCAGTGAATGAAGGAATGCGCAAAGCCCAGGAAATGGTCGCGTCGGAAATGGGGAAAGTCACGGGGGGATTCAATATTCCCGGTATGTTTTAG